Genomic segment of Populus nigra chromosome 14, ddPopNigr1.1, whole genome shotgun sequence:
tcatcaaaagtaaaatcaattagGTTTATGAAGAATCCAAATTAACTAAGAAATATAGGGGGCGATTGATTAGGAAACCTAGAAGTCATGATTGATTAGGAGAGTTAGAAGATATGATCGATCAAGAAAAGGCAAGTGACCATAAAGATAAGAGTTTACATGATTGACTATAAGCTCAAATCCTATTTAGAACAAGAGTCTTCAATAGATTAAGTTAGAAAGTACTACAATTTAGCTGGGGTTTATATGATTGTCCCGTAAAGAACATGCAAGAATTTAAATTGTATTAGAATTCAATATGTAAAATCCTtatctattataaatattttgtattgttaGGCTAATTAGCCTACAACTAGAAGGAAATGGCCAAGAAATTTGAAACATAGGATTATGAGTCGATATGACTTAATTGTATATTTGAAGGTTTTTGATGAGGCATGTAGATATATTAGGCAccataacatgattttttaaatagatttagatcaagatcattaaTTGgtcttttaatataatatataagtcTTCCTTCAGCACCATCAAAGATGGATGATGGACAAGCTAAATTTTAGGACATGTAAATTGAAGTTAACTTAGGAACTAAAGATAAGCCTAGACCAACTTTTATATGTGCAAATGTGTCAAAATAATATGGTATTATTAGTGCATGCTTATAAAGATTGTTTTACTTAGGATTATGATGAAATTCTTAGCTTAGATAGAAGCTTCATTGAACATCGTTTACTTATCAAGCCTATATTCAAGCAACATAATCAACCTCTATAAAGAATAACTCTAGACATGATTGAtcattaaaaaaggaaatagaaTGACTCCTAAAAGCTAcacttattataaaaataagatatagTGAAAGGATATCGAATATAGtgtaaatattgaaaaataatggaaaattGAAGGTATGCATagattttagaaatataaatcTTCCAGctctaaaagataaataacCAAAGCAATGACAGATATATTGATAAATGTAGCATTTATAAATGAAATACTTTATTTTATGAAGGATCACTCTAGTTACAATCAATTCTTCATTGCATAAGAAGATGCTCCTAAAAATACATTTAGATGTCCTTGTTTATTATGGATGTATGATTGAGTGATGATGtgatttagattaaaaaatccTAGTATAATATATCAAAGAGAAATGAACTTGGTCTTTCATGATATGATCAATCATAATATAGATgtctatatttattatattatggtAAATCAAAACCCAAGTTCACCCATATAGAAGAGCTACACGTTGCTTTTGAGAGAATGAGGATTCATAACCTTAAAATGAACTCATTAAAATATTCCTTTAAAGTACAAGCAAATAACTTTCTAGGATTTTTGGTACATCAACAAGTTATAgcagtagataaaaacaaagCACAAACATTCATGAAAGCATGACCTCCTCCTAATATAAAAGGAATTGATAAGCTTTACtagtaaaatcaattttttaaggaGGTTCCTTACAAACACTATAGGGAAGATTGGACTTTTTACTTAGctattaaaaggaaaaggctCTCATGAGTttcaattaactaaaaaaaagcaaattacTTTTGAAGATATAAAAGCTTATCTTTCTAAACCTCTAGTATTGGCCCCATCAAGGCCTAGAAAGCCTTTAAGACACGTTTCAATAGCAAACGAGTCAATTAGTAGTGTCTTAGCACAATAAAAGAACTATAGATATTATCAAACCATATATTATCTCAATTATATCCTTATAGAGGTTGAAGAACATTATATATcgatataaaaattatgtttgtccTTGTATTGTGTCTATATCAAActatattagtatatatattactAGTTGatgtatgttttatttataaaataaatttaagaaaatatatattatcaaaatcttttttaagaggttaaattagaaaataaacattAGCATTGTTTGAGTTTAACTTGCATTACatgccataaaaaataattaaatgtttaacTTTGGTTAATTTCTTAGTAAACCACTCATGCATTAACATTAATCATGAATTAGAATAGGACATTAACATCATCATGATAAAATTTGTTCCTTGATAGTTATGGTTTGATGGATTGATAACCAAGCAAAAAGTTGGTGCAAAGGTGATAATAATATCTCTAATAGGTCATAAGATGATCCCATTCTTTTAACTTGATCTTCCTTGCACAAATAATCAAGTTAAATATGAGATCTCAATATTAGGTGTAGAAACACTCCTAGAGTTAGGAGCAAAATTAGTtacaaagataaaatatttattacttcttATCAACCAACTAGCTGAAGAATGTAAGTTTGAGCACCCTTCCCTAACTTCATACTATAAGATGATCACAAACCTTAGTACaaggttttctaattttatttttattttcttatgtgaGAGAATACAATACAAAAGCCAATGATATGGCTCAACATGGATCAGATACAAGATAACCTTTAATAATCATGGTATTATCCCTATGAGAATTGGAAATTGATTAGTTGTAGCTCATATTTAATAGGAATATCATGATAAACACAACAATGTAGATCACATGATCAGAAATGCTTAAAATGGTAACAACAAAATTATAggtaaaattttaaaccaagtaCAATAATAGTGTCTTAAAAAATAAGTACTTTTGATCCCTAAAAATATTGGAAAGGGAGACCTTTcaaattgaaattcaaaatgaaagtgACCAACTATTTTCTCTTAGCAAATATGTTATATAAAAGACATAAAATTGGAATCTTGGTTAGATATTGAAGACTAGAATAAGTCTTgttgttcttgaatgaagttTATCAAGTGCTTTGTAATGCTCATAAATTGGGATTAAAATGACGTAACAAATCATGAATCATGACTTTTATGGGCCTTGTATATCCAAGGATTGTTAGCAGTATGGTACAACACAATAAGCTCAATGCAATGGTCAAGTTTATATACCCTTCAATTACTTTACCAAGTGGGTTAAAGTTATTCCTTATCAATTGTCTAATCAAGAAAccatgaattaatttattaaagaacaaattattcataagTTTGGACTCCTGGAAACTATCATCACTAACTGGGGTCAATATTAATGTGGAAAGATGTTAAACAATTAGTATAAGTGGATTCAAGATAGTTCATTCTATTCCATATTATGTCCTAGCCAATAGACAAGCAGAATTGATCAACAAGACTTTaattctcaatattaaaaaattgataaaaaataatcctaaaGCTTGTCATGATGCTTTATGAAAAGTGCAATAGAATATAACACTtcataaaagattattttaggAACCTTCTCTCTTTAATATATTGTCATGATGTCGTCTTATCTATGGAGCACAAGATGCAATCACTCAGAAGGACTACATAGTATGGCTGAATAGTTTAGATTATCAATTGGCTAAACTAGTAGAGTTTGAGGACATGGAAGAGGTAAGACTCCATGCATTGAatcatttattaacacataaGGAAAGGGTTGAAAAAGTATACAACAAACATAATTGATTAAAGAGTCTCTCAATAGGTATCTTCTATAAAAAGTCATACTTCCAAATGGtaataaagatttaaaatttgataaatgatCTTTAAATTAGGAGGGTTTATATGTAGTTATCAAGATTCTAAAATAACGTGCATATTATTTAGCAAATCAAGACATGAAGATGCTCTATCAATCGATCAATGGTTGATATTTGAAGAAGTGTAACCCTTAATTAAAGACAACACTAGAAGTTTGTACCCATACAGATATCAAAGGATCAACCTAGAGGTAATAGAAATTATATGACTCCAAATATGTATTATttgcatagttttaaaacccggcccAACCTCGCGGGTCGACTTGGGGCTGGAACCGGGCCGGGTTGAAAATATAACAGGGAAAGGAAAAACCCGGTGTGACCCGACGAACCAGTTGACCCGACAAAAAACTCGGTTGCAACCcagtgacccggtcaaaacccgggCTTTAGACCGGACCGGGTCTAAAAACCATGATTATTGGTGCTTAAAGCCTGATGTTTAGTCTCGATTTCATTTATTATGATAGACTTGGTGgagtaatttataaatattttttttttagtttttaacctATCTTTAATAATACATAGAAGCCCTAACTTAAATGTAGAAAAATTGAAGTGttataaatactaaaatcaTATGCATTTACATCCTCCAGTTCATCTGAATTCTCACCAAAATCctcactttttgttttttttagcccAAACAATGTGTCCTTAATGTTTCATCATGTGCTTATTTTTCTATTGATCTCATTGATGAcactttttaagatttattcTTTGTCAAGAATTTCATATCTCAATATCAACatctttatttagaaaaaacaatctttctctataaatatagttttttattatcaaatttcatcccttgaaaaccataaatgcattttttaatgCATGTGGTTCAACAAAAATCgtaggaaaagaaaattaatttgtagATTGGACTtgatagtttgatttttttggtgtcaAAACATATCTCAATATTAAGTTTATATTCGATTTTGgaacaaaaatcttattttattatttgcagtaattaaaaatatagggaCTTTAATTGAAACTGagaaaacatatatatcattttttgttatttaaaatataattagctaaataaaatatgaacatcattgtttagaaaaatataagaacaactctaaatttttcatcatttttcatcaaatatcTAATGTACTAATTTGAATTAGGTTATTTGcacaatacaaattaattttttgtttcttcattatAATAAGGATGTGAGTTTTTAGTTAAGTATTACCTTGtgtttaaactaaataaataatttgataacaacttgtataagaaaattaacaacATTTATTATCTTGATTGCATTGTTGCAATTCTTAGAAATATAAAGAGGACAAACAAATTATTCTTTACAATAGTAGAAAAGCCTTGAAAAAATTGCAAAAGTTAATCCTATGATTCTCCATCTAGTTTTTGTTTCCATCTGAATTGCAGatgttctaattttttaatagatctatatttttattggttcatTAATGTTCAAGGGTCATAAAACCAAGGCAACTGGGAAATTCTAATTGAAGAAAGATCTTCACTTAGGTGTTGTAGTTGGAAACTATGACATAAAAAAAGCTGGGTATTTAGAATGATCAAATTCATGTGAACTTCCTTGTctatttgttaaagaaaaattgacaaaatgtCAAACTTTcacttaaatataaaatagagaAATGGAAGCCAACAATCCCTTAGGTATTCTTGGCATttgaatatcataaaaaatcttCTAGTGTTTCCATTCTTCACCATAGTGTCAATGCATTTTGCTTAGCCGGTCAATGTAGTCTATAATAATGACGTTAGGTTATATAAGATAAAATTTGAAGATGTCATTACTAGAATAAGGGGGGTTCAGAGTTTTTGATTCATTTCTCTACTAAGTTCATGTGATTTATGTTATAGGGGATTGaagtttttatagaaaaaaatgggTGTGTTGCCCATTAATTATAAAGCTGATAAATTAATTCTGATTTAAACATTGTAGATTGTGAAATCTTAAACATTGTGTCTAAAGGGCAAAACATGTGTTGTTTTAGATTGAACTGATTGAATGAAAATGATTGACATGTTAGACACATTTTAAAACGTGGTCAACAATTTTAGGGTGAACAATGTCTCTTGCCATGTCATATTTGGTTGATTCGATTGTTTAATTTCAGTATAAATATGACAAGAGAGATATTtcttcatttgaaaaataaagtaatacaGTGGTATTGTTTACATCAAATAGAAACATCCACATATTAATAATAGAAGAACAatgatttttcatgatattgCAAAGGAAATAAGGGTATCGATCAAATGCAATGGAATCGACTACGTTAAAAGAGTCTTGATCAAATAATTAGAGAAATAGTTAATTATAAGTCATGATTGACTAAGAAAAACCGATCGATCATAAGAGATTTAATATGCATAGAAAACTAGAAAGTTTAGTTTTATTCATAATGGAAGTTCTAATTAGATTAATGGACAAGAAGTCACATATTAGCTTTAGATTTACATGGGTATCAATAAAGcaaaagttttgtttatattaggatttaataaagtttttttattggttaccattatttttataagaatagaGTTACATATGTtgataagatttaaattttataccatTATAAAGAGGGTCATACAATTATTGTAAATGATGACCATCCTATATatgtaatttaaattcaatttttttctttacaactttattattttctttattgctttcatttttttacaagtactctttatttcttttccctttAAACATTTGTTTGATTCATTACGTGACAGTAGCCTAAAACTTATTTATGTGAAGTTATTGGTTGGCATTAGTAATATATCggctaataattttattgtcatCAATTCGTTGTTGAAACAACACTAATTTACGAGGAACCCTTTAAAGAATTTAATTGTTCTATGTAATGATTTACCTTTCTATGCAATAATTTAATCCAATTTGGGACACTAAAACTGGTTTTAATTTGCAGGTGCTTCGTGGGGAGTCCAAATTTCTTCAAGACAATGAGTGAGGTTGAATTTCATGAGAAGATATTGGAAAAGGCATTGAAATGTGTCCGAAATCGCAAGGTATAAAATTCAGCATTTTGTATATGATATGGCTCACATTTTAGTTGCAAGCTAGTTATTGTGTTCGTGCTACATTGCATAAATGAgtcaaagttaattttaatagaaaagaaGATGATATCAGCattataaatatgatttttgatgttataaagtttattaattaagaaatgaaaaaatgatgtatgcatttaatataataaattcaaaaataaatagactTACGAATCataaaataagttataaaagttaattaaagACTAAAGTTGAAAGTAGATTTTACttgtaagaagaaaaagataaatgcATATTCAAAGGACATAGACAACAAGAACAttttcaaagttaatttttatttaaaactactgcaactaaattaattatttgaaagagTTTGAAGGAATAAAATTTATAGACCCGACCGATCTAAATGAAAAATCCACCTTCAATGAACTTCCTTATCAAAAACAAACTCATTggcataaaaataacttttttattggcTGAATTCCTTTTCTCTCATCTCTCTTCTCTAGAGACTTCCTCTCTCCTCTGTTAAAATTCAGGAATTGAAATGCGAGGGAAATAAACTTTTAgaaatgaaacataaaaaactaaaaactatatggaccaaaaatagaaaaatagaaaactttatggatgaaattcaacctttacaaaaaaaaaaaaacccttaaatgaCTAACATAAGCTTTCTTCAACATACAAAAACATAAGGTGAGGAAAATGAAGTTTTAGGATCAAAATATGAACATTGGATCAATGAACTCCTTTTTCATTGAATATACATGAgaacatttttaatatttttcttttgcatattcgtatataataattttaagattctCATAAAAATCTGTAATGCTATTTAAAAACTAtggaaaaattgaataataatttaaatatcatgttaagtattttatttatagttcatttcaaaaatatctaaaaaaaaacaatatgtagAAAAAATACTATTGAAAGAGGCTAGATGCTTGAGCTTAGGAGATTAGGTTGCACACATtgcctaacaaaaaaaaagtttgtgatATAAACAGAAACAACACAAGAAAGagaataaatacaaacaatacaTAATTTTATCGAATAGAGTCACCCCACAAAAactctaattaaaaattttattactaaataTTTATCTTCAAATTTATCTCTCTTAGAGGTTTACAACTTCTTATataaccaaaaagaaacaacctaaactatctaggtggtggcccaaTGGTAAAAGCTTGAGACCAAGAGGTTTATTCCCtctatggtctcaggttcgagccatgtggttgcttatatgatgaccactagaggcttagatggttgttaacttcagggcctgtgggattagttgaggtgcgcgcaaggtggtccggacacccacgttaaactaaaaaaaaaaacaacctaatgaaactgagaaatccaaaaataaaaaggaaaaacaacaaaactagcATAAACAACACATTATAAgcctaatttataaattttccaGACCTTGGCTATTATAGTTCTTAATAGCAGGCCCATAGAATTCCTGAAAGAATTTGAGCATGATCTAATATTTGTACTGAAAATTATGGGCTTTTTCATCAAGCTAGTCACCCTATGTGACCCAAACCTTTTCGTGGACTTAACCTTGTCTTAGCAACCTATAAATATCCTTGCAAGGTTATCTATGCAACCCATTTTTGGTAGATCAATAACTAACTGATCAGATCCACTTGCATCAGCTTAGCATACACGAGTTTTCTAAGCTATGccactctctcttctttttttaatgtttaaggaCATACAATATGTCGTCCACTGGTTCAGGTTCTAAGAGGTGGttgaaaaatgatgtttttgacctaaaaacttattttccaacctattttcacttgaaaacaCCATAGTGATCTCAATAAACTCATTATCAATGTCTATACAACattcaatcaattaaaagaCACAAAATTaagccaaattaaaaaatcattcccCGAcctcattcttcttttttccaccAAGATGGAAATTCAAAATAACTCAATAGCACTCCTCTCATCAAGAGAACCCATTGCACAACAAGATcaacttttttggtttttagaatGTGGCCAACtaaccattttttcttttcttctctattttttcagTGACTTTCTTTTTGTTCTCTCAAAACTGAAGGACtgaaacgaaaaaaataaagtttaggatCTAAGTGTAAAAGCCTAAAACTAAAAAGACCAAAGACgtaaaaaagaaatcttttgggatgaaaatgatgttttccacgctaaaattaaaaaatcctcgttatttgttttatgtttattttgatccttcttttaattgtattttacaaTAACTGTAAatcaaatcttgtttttttaaatttatctcttatttAACTCTATAATCTTCCCAAACACCTTGTAACAAACATTGTAAGTGTTCGAGGAAAAGACAACATTTTAAGTAATTATGGATTTTAAGATTCCGATGGAAACCACAGTTGTCTTTTCTCTCATGTGAGCGGTTACTAACACAACTAgacactgtatttttttttaacagttgtTCATTGTACTTATCATATCTCTCtgtatttaagttttaattatggtttcatatttaattccttgcaatcaaatcttataaattcCTAACTTTGAGGCAGCATAACTGTAGTACTTTCTATAATTGTCATTCAATCATCTTTACAGTACTATCAGATGTTTGGCAGCAAGTTTTAGAGGTAAAACAGTACTATATATTGTAATTATAGGTGTTTCCCCTAATTAATCTGTAGATCATTATTATGAATTGtcaaaataacaaatatcattcttaaattattgaattaaatagCGCCCATTAGTAATCATGCTTTATTGTGGTATTCAGAGAGCATTTCTTCAAGAAATTGCAAATGACACAGGCGGCGTGATGGGAAGTTCAAGCCATAGCTTAAATGGGCCTCAACAAATTGTTCCCACAAGCCTGGTGATGGATGCTGCACATCGCTGCAATGGAGTTGAAACTTTGTAGGAGTTTAATTATTGCCCCAAATATAGCTAGAAGCTTAGTGACTTGCATATCATAATGTGCCTCTTTTAAAGTTTTTCTTGGTTTAGCCATGAACATATTATCAAAATCCTAGAATTCCCTTGATTTTGACTGCAGCAATCAACCTCAAACGTTGGCTGGAATCATGCAATCACCAGGAATGCTCCAAGGCTATGCATTCCCTTCTGACAATATCCAGAATAATGGGGACAATAGTTCTAATGTCTTCATGCCCAACTCTGACTTGAATGCCAACTTCTCTCGAGGAAAGAACATCACTGAACAGGTGGTCCTTTTGCTTCTATATTATCTCTTACATTCGATTATTAATATTGCTTATAAATTGTTAAAGATCACGTAGTTAGTCAAAGAAATCTACTCCATGTAGGGAAGTGGAAGTACCAATGCAGTGCAAAGCAGTGCAGGTGATCCAGCTATGAGTTGTTTTGCTGCAATTTCACGCCATGATCACTGTGCCCGCGgtccttttcctttttgatgCCGAAAGAATTATGTCCAAGCTGAAAGAGACAACACAATCATCCTCGTAACGGACGAAGATGGTGGTGCTTTAATTTGCCTATAATACTTTAGAACATTTATGTTGATCATAAGGCATCTTTGAAATTAGCTTCCATATAACACTTCTATGCGACAATGGATCGTTTCAGAACTTTATGAGTTTGTGTTTAGACCTTAAATAACCATGACAATTCAAAGATTAAACTTGAATTCAAGGTGAATGCCTTCAATTGAGGGACATTGGCAGCCTCTATGTTTTACTTTTGACGTCATTCTCCGAGAAAACAAGCCTTTTTATTTCCAGAAAAAGCttgatttttagaaatattGATGTTAGTGAATTAATAATTAaccaatataaatttatttttaagatttatttaataattttttaaatcagatagttttttataatttaattgttttataccATGCTGGGCTACTAGCCTTTGgattttgataataattattttttaaatatttttatttaaaaatatattaaaactatatattttttattttttaaaaattaattttaatacaaaaagattaaaatgaaaaaatataaataaatgtttCTTTTAAATCTTAACAAAAACAAGTTAAACCGCACCAAACACATCCTAAACATGTCACTTCACCCTaactttttgaataaaaaacatttatgtaaATATCCTATATATTGACACATCCATGTGAAAAAGCAattacatttattattattattattattattattatttgttagaGGTTCACAGAATGTCATACTATATATATGATAAGGGCAGTTTCTCCTCACTACAAACAAAAAACTAGAATTACTGAGAATCAAACgtctttttaataataataaaaaaattaaaagaaacagaAAGCTTTTTAATACACAATCACTAGCACATTGTAGTAGTTATTGTCTTGTGTGAGAGCGTGATTTTAAACGTTTATACATGTCATCTTGCTTAGATTTTCCCTCCTCATATAACATGCACTATTCACTTAATAGTATTTTTccatccttcctttttttttttttaatttcaattttatccttaaacattaaatttattaaaaattaaattttattatttttttaatttattttttataaatctatCCTAAACTCATGACCTGCATCGTGTGTTTAACAAGATAACtcggttgactcgagttttttttttattttcctaagattttttttttcaattttatccttcaacattatgttaatttgaaattaggctttatgatgtattttgatctgctttctatgagattaatCTCATCTCATGACTTAGGTCACAAGTTTAACGGGTTAATTTTGGTTGACtgagtcatttttttatattctttttttaattgatttttttcaatctcatctttcaacattaatttgattgagaatttgattatataatttattttaatttgcttgaaTTGGGTTATCCTGGTCTCATGACTTTAGTGACAGgtttaacatgttaactttGGTTGATTcgagtcaatttttttgtttttttaattgattattttttcaattttattcttcaacattaagtttattgaaaattgagttttgtaaattgtattgatgtcttttttatggagttatcatgatctcatgacttgTCATATAGATTGAtaagttaactcaggttgactcgaatcaattcaatatgttgtcgtctcaatatttattaaaaatatcttatcttaaatatttattttaagtcagAGCGGATCGATTCTcatattgtttatattttttctaatagaaaAAGCATTAGCAacgtctaaatattttttttacttgaagaaaaaattgatttaacccGTAACGTAGCATAGACCAATGATCTAGATAAACTATTGCAAAATGAACAAGAAAACTAGAACAGTactattttgaatattaatgcAAGTAAATATGAACCATCCGGGCACAGTTAGTTGGACTAACCTAAAATGTGAAATTTCAATTGCTTCAGTTTATTTTATCTgattgtgttatatatatactatAAGGTTGAATTGCTTCAAGTGTTATTCTTTTTATCATAAACTGGACgtacaatatttttttggttttgttataCTGCGTGAGATCCTTTATTAAAGGGAAGTGAAGTCAGTTTTATATACTAACATGTGCCTTAATTAAGATGTATGAAATTAATCTTGAGATGTATAATTTAAATGGTCAGATCTTGAGTTGAGTTTGTTTCTCAAAATTCATTAGTTCATGTGGCATAAATATCAGGGTTATTAGAGGCTTACGTAGTCATTAATTTCagaattttaaagaattaatcGAGGTATGTATAAATTAACCCAGACATTCACAATTATCAAACGCTTATTGATATTTAGTATGAGTGTAAATCGATACACCTGgctcaatttaaataaatagagtattgagttatgaatatttataaagtattaaaaatattttctctcaatACCATCGAAATTGTTGAGAAAAAAGTATGTTGGTAAGCAAAATACAATGATTGAAGTAAAATCCATCGAAGTGTTACTCCATCTCTTATGTTATTGGGAAAGGAACAGTTTTGAAATCTACTCaattattaatgatatatataaaatcatagtACGTACGTAGTTCAATAGCAGCCATTGTTTCAGTGTatgaaaaacaatctaaatGAACAATTAAGTTGCTCgggtatatatattattatatattgtcttgaattctgtaattttttttatatttattttttatagagtgAGTTGGGATATCCGATTTGTTTGT
This window contains:
- the LOC133672790 gene encoding uncharacterized protein LOC133672790, yielding MGSSSHSLNGPQQIVPTSLVMDAAHRCNGVETFNQPQTLAGIMQSPGMLQGYAFPSDNIQNNGDNSSNVFMPNSDLNANFSRGKNITEQGSGSTNAVQSSAGDPAMSCFAAISRHDHCARGPFPF